A window of the Haloarcula litorea genome harbors these coding sequences:
- a CDS encoding bacterio-opsin activator domain-containing protein, with protein sequence MGTARDRLGSRGYDRLRRAATTHREDLVIRLGGEVGLRPAEMTRVRLADVDETTDHYFLTVRDEDGPTREAYLPAGVEHDLRKYASGTDASADEPLLSVSSRRVQMLVREVAERAAADAPGLADVSSRDLRWRFAAALLDDGVPAHVVCELGGWERLERLEPLLSDPDREAVVRAVEDAGEVSAPARLRRTIGVAADVGETLAGAATGEEIERTVCERLADTDGFRFAWVAEAAGEELTPRATAGVAGERALDDLGDYADAANGAMESHEVRTVDGRDGPVALVPIVREDAAAGVLAIGTDVPVAEPERDLLAALGAQVGAALAAVERKRLLLADTVTELSFECTDRGAFTVELTAELACALELSGVVPVGGRSLLYYLVVEGAPADETLAYAADHDAIEDARLIEDYGDGALLEVVVAAAPALALVEHGARIRDLVAADGTATVTAELAGDADLRETVDAVVDAFPETTLTAKRETERPVETDTGFRERLSDRLTERQGTVLEAAYHSGYFEWPRGTTAEELADSLDVSSPTFHNHLRKAQQKLLTAFFTGAPTDQPERLRE encoded by the coding sequence ATGGGCACCGCGCGCGACCGGCTCGGCTCGCGGGGGTACGACAGGCTCCGGCGAGCGGCCACTACGCACCGCGAAGACCTGGTGATCCGGCTGGGCGGCGAGGTCGGACTCCGGCCGGCGGAGATGACCCGCGTTCGCCTCGCGGACGTCGACGAGACGACCGACCACTACTTCCTGACGGTGCGGGACGAGGACGGGCCGACGCGGGAGGCGTACCTCCCGGCCGGGGTCGAGCACGACCTCCGGAAGTACGCCAGCGGGACCGACGCGAGCGCCGACGAGCCGCTGCTGTCGGTGTCGTCCCGGCGGGTCCAGATGCTCGTCCGCGAGGTGGCCGAGCGGGCCGCGGCGGACGCGCCCGGCCTCGCGGACGTCTCCTCGCGGGACCTCCGCTGGCGGTTCGCGGCGGCCCTGCTTGACGACGGCGTCCCGGCACACGTCGTCTGCGAGCTGGGCGGGTGGGAGCGCCTGGAGCGGCTCGAACCGCTGCTGTCGGACCCGGACCGCGAGGCGGTCGTGCGGGCCGTCGAGGACGCCGGCGAGGTCTCCGCACCGGCCCGCCTGCGGCGGACGATCGGCGTCGCCGCGGACGTGGGCGAGACGCTCGCGGGCGCGGCCACCGGCGAGGAGATCGAGCGGACCGTCTGCGAGCGGCTGGCCGACACCGACGGGTTCCGGTTCGCGTGGGTCGCGGAGGCCGCGGGCGAGGAGCTGACCCCGCGGGCGACCGCCGGCGTCGCCGGCGAGCGCGCCCTCGACGACCTCGGCGACTACGCCGACGCCGCGAACGGGGCGATGGAGAGCCACGAGGTCCGGACCGTCGACGGGCGGGACGGGCCGGTCGCACTGGTCCCCATCGTGCGGGAGGACGCGGCCGCGGGCGTGCTGGCTATCGGCACGGACGTCCCCGTCGCGGAGCCCGAGCGGGACCTCCTGGCGGCGCTGGGCGCACAGGTCGGGGCGGCGCTTGCGGCCGTCGAGCGCAAGCGGCTGCTGCTCGCCGACACCGTGACGGAGCTGAGCTTCGAGTGCACCGACCGCGGGGCCTTCACGGTCGAACTGACGGCCGAACTCGCCTGCGCGCTGGAGCTGTCGGGCGTCGTCCCCGTCGGGGGCCGCTCGCTGCTGTACTACCTCGTCGTCGAGGGTGCGCCGGCCGACGAGACGCTGGCCTACGCCGCCGACCACGACGCCATCGAGGACGCCCGTCTCATCGAGGACTACGGCGACGGGGCGCTGCTGGAGGTTGTCGTCGCGGCCGCGCCCGCGCTGGCGCTGGTCGAACACGGTGCGCGCATCCGCGACCTCGTCGCCGCCGACGGCACCGCCACCGTCACGGCCGAACTGGCCGGGGACGCGGACCTGCGGGAGACGGTCGACGCCGTCGTCGACGCCTTCCCGGAGACGACGCTGACCGCGAAACGGGAGACGGAGCGCCCGGTCGAGACCGACACGGGCTTCCGCGAACGGCTCTCTGACAGGCTCACCGAGCGCCAGGGGACGGTGCTTGAGGCGGCCTACCACAGCGGCTACTTCGAGTGGCCCCGCGGGACCACCGCCGAGGAACTGGCCGACTCGCTGGACGTCTCCTCGCCGACGTTCCACAACCACCTCCGGAAGGCCCAGCAGAAGCTCCTGACGGCCTTCTTCACCGGCGCACCCACCGACCAGCCGGAACGGCTTCGAGAGTAA
- the acs gene encoding acetate--CoA ligase has translation MSDDDVQLEARLAEQDVFEPPESFVEQANVTDEGIYEEFEENWPECWEGAADLLDWDSDYDQVLDDSNPPFYEWFTGGSLNASANCLDRHLDERGDEAAIEWVGEPTDEDDITYTYEELHREVNEFAAALRDQGVGEDDVVTMYMPMIPQLPIAMLACARIGAPHSVVFAGFSADALATRMNAADSEYLVTCDGYYRRGDPLDHLDKANEGLAGVDHDVETVVVAERLREGDGFDHDYADNQVAFDDLQSEHAGASVDPVSRDAEDMLFLMYTSGTTGEPKGVKHTTGGYLAWSAWTSQAVLDIKPEDTYFCSADIGWITGHSYIVYGPLALGTTTMMYEGTPDYPDKDRLWEIVEEYEATQLYTAPTAIRAFMRWGSEYPDSHDLSSLRLLGTVGEPINPRAWKWYYQNIGDEECPVVDTWWQTETGGMMVTTLPGVKDMKPGSAGPPLPGVDVQIVDVDGEEVEAGRAGYLTVQKPWPGMLRTLYKNDERFIDEYWREYSDVDSDDPEDWVYFPEDGAKIDDDGYITVLGRVDDVINVSGHRLGTMEIESAIVGVEGVAEAAVVGGDHEIKGEAVYAYVITEDGADEDEALRQAIIEGVEDAIGPIARPEAVIFTPELPKTRSGKIMRRLLEDIANGEDLGDTSTLRNPDVVSDIQAKVSDD, from the coding sequence ATGTCAGACGACGACGTCCAACTGGAGGCTCGACTCGCTGAGCAGGACGTGTTCGAGCCGCCGGAGTCCTTCGTCGAGCAGGCCAACGTCACCGACGAGGGGATCTACGAGGAGTTCGAGGAGAACTGGCCGGAGTGCTGGGAGGGGGCTGCCGATCTGCTGGACTGGGATTCGGACTACGATCAGGTGCTCGACGACTCGAACCCGCCGTTCTACGAGTGGTTCACCGGCGGGTCGCTGAACGCCTCGGCGAACTGTCTGGACCGCCACCTCGACGAGCGCGGCGACGAGGCCGCCATCGAGTGGGTCGGGGAACCGACCGACGAGGACGATATCACGTACACCTACGAGGAACTCCACCGCGAGGTCAACGAGTTCGCGGCCGCGCTGCGCGACCAGGGGGTCGGCGAGGACGACGTCGTCACGATGTACATGCCGATGATCCCCCAGCTGCCCATCGCGATGCTGGCCTGTGCCCGCATCGGCGCGCCACACTCCGTGGTGTTCGCGGGCTTCTCCGCGGACGCGCTCGCGACGCGGATGAACGCCGCCGACTCGGAGTACCTCGTCACCTGTGACGGCTACTACCGCCGCGGGGACCCGCTCGACCACCTCGACAAGGCCAACGAGGGACTGGCCGGCGTCGACCACGACGTCGAGACGGTCGTCGTCGCCGAGCGCCTGCGCGAGGGCGACGGCTTCGACCACGACTACGCCGACAACCAGGTGGCCTTCGACGACCTCCAGAGCGAGCACGCGGGCGCGTCGGTCGACCCCGTCTCGCGGGACGCCGAGGACATGCTCTTCCTGATGTACACCTCGGGGACCACGGGCGAGCCCAAGGGCGTGAAACACACGACCGGCGGCTACCTCGCGTGGTCGGCCTGGACCTCCCAGGCGGTGCTCGACATCAAGCCCGAGGACACCTACTTCTGCTCGGCGGACATCGGCTGGATCACGGGCCACTCCTACATCGTCTACGGCCCGCTGGCGCTTGGCACGACGACGATGATGTACGAGGGGACGCCGGACTACCCGGACAAGGACCGCCTCTGGGAGATCGTCGAGGAGTACGAGGCGACCCAGCTCTACACCGCGCCGACGGCCATCCGGGCGTTCATGAGGTGGGGCTCGGAGTACCCCGACAGCCACGACCTCTCCAGTCTCCGCCTGCTTGGGACCGTCGGCGAGCCCATCAACCCCCGGGCCTGGAAGTGGTACTACCAGAACATCGGCGACGAGGAGTGCCCGGTCGTCGACACCTGGTGGCAGACCGAGACCGGCGGGATGATGGTGACGACGCTGCCCGGCGTGAAGGACATGAAACCCGGGTCCGCGGGACCGCCCCTGCCCGGCGTCGACGTCCAGATCGTCGACGTCGACGGCGAGGAGGTCGAGGCCGGCCGCGCGGGCTATCTCACCGTCCAGAAGCCCTGGCCCGGCATGCTCCGGACGCTGTACAAGAACGACGAGCGGTTCATCGACGAGTACTGGCGCGAGTACTCCGACGTCGACAGCGACGACCCCGAGGACTGGGTCTACTTCCCGGAGGACGGCGCGAAGATCGACGACGACGGCTACATCACCGTCCTCGGGCGCGTCGACGACGTGATCAACGTCTCCGGGCACAGACTGGGGACGATGGAGATCGAGAGCGCCATCGTCGGCGTCGAGGGGGTCGCCGAGGCCGCCGTCGTCGGCGGCGACCACGAGATCAAGGGCGAGGCCGTCTACGCCTACGTCATCACCGAGGACGGGGCCGACGAGGACGAGGCCCTGCGCCAGGCCATCATCGAGGGCGTCGAGGACGCCATCGGTCCCATCGCCCGGCCGGAGGCGGTCATCTTCACGCCGGAACTCCCGAAGACCCGGTCCGGGAAGATTATGCGGCGGCTACTCGAGGACATCGCGAACGGCGAGGACCTGGGCGACACCAGCACGCTGCGCAACCCCGACGTCGTCAGCGACATCCAGGCGAAAGTTAGCGACGACTGA
- a CDS encoding DUF4212 domain-containing protein produces the protein MTDDDTHDETATASVETDGGTVTDAAQQHRNTDYLQQEVNLLSPSTAFMRDHLRVVWTGFIAWALIVFGPVTLTAIAPETMTSITVPPGFPLHYFSVAFAGPTGALVLAFWYARKRDALDEKYGIDPSSVETSSQGGSGDTDAGDAAATDGGVEQ, from the coding sequence ATGACAGACGACGACACGCACGACGAGACGGCGACCGCGTCGGTCGAGACCGACGGCGGCACCGTCACGGACGCGGCACAGCAACACCGGAACACCGACTACCTGCAACAGGAGGTGAACCTCCTCTCGCCGAGCACGGCGTTCATGCGCGACCACCTGCGGGTGGTCTGGACCGGGTTCATCGCCTGGGCGCTCATCGTCTTCGGGCCGGTGACGCTCACCGCGATCGCCCCGGAGACGATGACGTCGATCACCGTCCCGCCGGGGTTCCCGCTGCACTACTTTTCGGTGGCCTTCGCCGGCCCGACCGGCGCGCTCGTGCTGGCGTTCTGGTACGCCCGCAAACGGGACGCGCTCGACGAGAAGTACGGCATCGACCCCAGCAGCGTCGAGACGAGCAGCCAGGGCGGCAGCGGTGACACCGACGCCGGCGACGCCGCCGCCACCGACGGGGGTGTCGAGCAGTGA
- a CDS encoding sodium:solute symporter family transporter, with translation MMASFLVIGYVFKVADTEGMWVAGRGIGNIENGMAIGANWMSAASYLGLAGLVALSGFYGLAFIVGWTTGYFVLLIFLAAQMRRFGKYTAPDFVADRFNSPTARALAAFTTLLIAYVYSVGQARGMGLVGQYVFGLDIVPMIVVMMTITVGYLALSGMLGATKNMAVQYVILIVAFLAGVYVVGFTQGYSTILPQIEYGALIDELSRQFSAPFENSSYYVWIATAFSLIFGTCGLPHVLVRFYTVENERTARWSTVWGLFFIMLLYWGAPAMAAFGVDLFAAVNNISPEAVYTGEQAMSGAEGDVIVVLAAQFANLPRWFVGLVAAGGMAAAIATTAGLFITASSAVAHDIYSELINPDATQRQQVLIGRATIVVVGALVTVTAFNPPALIGELVAYAFSLAGTVLFPMFFLGLWWENTNRQGALAGMSVGLLLWIGSIFNSVLPSYVGFLADVAGGPSQAIIPIYAQFVPPIGAALVGTPLVFLVTIAVSMATPEPPLETKQMVRQCHSPEPMGQQQTAEDIVADDGGSGGTPADD, from the coding sequence ATGATGGCCTCCTTCCTCGTCATCGGCTACGTGTTCAAGGTGGCCGACACCGAGGGGATGTGGGTCGCCGGCCGCGGCATCGGCAACATCGAGAACGGGATGGCCATCGGCGCGAACTGGATGTCGGCCGCGTCGTACCTCGGGCTGGCCGGGCTGGTCGCCCTCTCGGGCTTCTACGGGCTGGCCTTCATCGTCGGCTGGACCACCGGCTACTTCGTCCTGCTCATCTTCCTGGCGGCACAGATGCGCCGCTTCGGGAAGTACACCGCGCCGGACTTCGTCGCCGACCGGTTCAACTCACCCACCGCACGCGCGCTGGCGGCCTTTACCACGCTGCTGATCGCGTACGTCTACTCGGTCGGGCAGGCCCGCGGGATGGGGCTGGTCGGCCAGTACGTCTTCGGGCTTGACATCGTCCCGATGATCGTCGTGATGATGACCATCACCGTCGGGTACCTCGCGCTCTCGGGGATGCTGGGCGCGACCAAGAACATGGCCGTCCAGTACGTCATCCTCATCGTGGCGTTCCTGGCCGGCGTCTACGTCGTCGGGTTCACGCAGGGCTACTCGACGATCCTGCCACAGATCGAGTACGGCGCGCTCATCGACGAACTCAGCCGGCAGTTCTCCGCGCCCTTCGAGAACTCCTCGTACTACGTCTGGATAGCGACGGCGTTCTCGCTCATCTTCGGGACCTGCGGGCTCCCGCACGTCCTGGTGCGGTTCTACACGGTCGAGAACGAGCGGACCGCGCGCTGGTCGACCGTCTGGGGGCTGTTCTTCATCATGCTCCTGTACTGGGGCGCGCCCGCGATGGCCGCCTTCGGCGTCGACCTGTTCGCGGCGGTGAACAACATCTCGCCGGAGGCGGTCTACACCGGCGAGCAGGCGATGTCCGGCGCGGAGGGCGACGTCATCGTCGTGCTGGCGGCGCAGTTCGCGAACCTGCCGCGGTGGTTCGTCGGCCTCGTCGCCGCCGGCGGGATGGCCGCCGCCATCGCGACGACGGCGGGCCTGTTCATCACGGCCTCCTCGGCGGTCGCCCACGACATCTACTCCGAGCTCATCAACCCCGACGCGACACAGCGACAGCAGGTCCTCATCGGCCGCGCGACCATCGTCGTCGTCGGCGCGCTGGTGACGGTGACCGCGTTCAACCCGCCGGCGCTGATCGGCGAACTGGTCGCCTACGCGTTCTCGCTGGCCGGGACCGTCCTGTTCCCGATGTTCTTCCTCGGCCTCTGGTGGGAGAACACCAACCGGCAGGGCGCGCTGGCGGGGATGTCCGTCGGCCTGCTGCTGTGGATCGGCTCGATCTTCAACAGCGTGTTGCCCAGCTACGTCGGCTTCCTCGCCGACGTCGCCGGCGGCCCGAGCCAGGCGATCATCCCGATCTACGCCCAGTTCGTCCCCCCGATCGGGGCCGCGCTGGTCGGGACGCCGCTTGTCTTCCTCGTCACCATCGCGGTGTCGATGGCCACGCCCGAACCGCCGCTGGAGACCAAGCAGATGGTCCGGCAGTGCCACAGCCCCGAACCGATGGGCCAGCAACAGACCGCCGAGGACATCGTCGCCGACGACGGCGGCAGCGGCGGCACCCCTGCTGACGACTAA
- a CDS encoding universal stress protein, whose amino-acid sequence MYDTILIPTDGSDTANAAVDHAVDLAKQYGATLHALYVVDIDAVNFGLGTEQVDRIRQGNFGEMTELEEKADAATAAVAEAAAEQGIDVVEEVRVGTPHDVIAGYADAEGVDLVVMGSHGRSGVRRALLGSVTERVLRSTHVPVLVVDEHGAE is encoded by the coding sequence ATGTACGACACGATCCTCATCCCCACGGACGGTAGCGACACGGCGAACGCCGCGGTCGACCACGCGGTCGACCTCGCGAAACAGTACGGCGCGACGCTGCACGCGCTGTACGTCGTCGACATCGACGCCGTGAACTTCGGGCTCGGCACCGAGCAGGTCGACCGCATCAGACAGGGCAACTTCGGCGAGATGACCGAGTTGGAGGAGAAGGCCGACGCGGCCACCGCCGCGGTCGCGGAGGCCGCCGCCGAACAGGGCATCGACGTCGTCGAGGAGGTCCGGGTCGGCACCCCCCACGACGTGATCGCCGGCTACGCCGACGCCGAGGGCGTCGACCTCGTCGTGATGGGGAGCCACGGCCGCTCGGGCGTCCGGCGGGCGCTGCTCGGTAGCGTCACCGAGCGCGTCCTCCGGTCGACCCACGTCCCGGTGCTGGTCGTCGACGAACACGGGGCGGAGTGA
- a CDS encoding CheF family chemotaxis protein translates to MSGDERKVLDTSGDFQYVVRDGEQVADPRWRSCRIVVTNKRLLLATNGDKQSLPHSTITVADGTAVPEGAPADATPLSVGDNVLLVDAADVDDFAVEYCRAALLGAVILARSPAVVGGVVQEDAEWSKARFRLDDGAVRLQFPGGGSTAFDTADVGTVETSESTVLGEQRSVVEVEHTDDEDRSVETHLSGTAHHADALGTLFAAVVEDREDDYELTEMESQVLMALYSGVSPFEMADFVGTTPDEVEEVYQKLLDIGAVDEVRTRTEVVLNAQGRNMASEAMSGE, encoded by the coding sequence ATGAGTGGTGACGAACGCAAGGTGCTCGACACGTCCGGGGACTTCCAGTACGTCGTCCGAGACGGCGAGCAGGTGGCGGACCCGCGGTGGCGGTCCTGCCGCATCGTCGTCACCAACAAGCGACTGCTCCTGGCCACCAACGGGGACAAGCAGTCCCTCCCGCACTCGACGATCACCGTCGCCGACGGGACGGCGGTGCCGGAGGGCGCGCCCGCCGACGCCACCCCGCTGTCGGTCGGGGACAACGTCCTCCTCGTCGACGCCGCCGACGTCGACGACTTCGCCGTCGAGTACTGCCGTGCGGCGCTGCTGGGCGCGGTCATCCTCGCGCGCAGCCCCGCCGTCGTCGGCGGCGTCGTCCAGGAGGACGCCGAGTGGAGCAAGGCCCGGTTCCGCCTCGACGACGGGGCGGTCCGCCTGCAGTTTCCCGGTGGCGGTTCGACCGCGTTCGACACCGCGGACGTGGGGACCGTCGAGACCAGCGAGAGCACCGTGTTGGGCGAGCAGCGGTCCGTCGTCGAGGTGGAACACACCGACGACGAGGACCGCAGCGTCGAGACCCACCTCTCGGGGACGGCCCACCACGCGGACGCGCTCGGGACCCTGTTCGCCGCCGTCGTCGAGGACCGCGAGGACGACTACGAGCTCACCGAGATGGAGAGCCAGGTCCTGATGGCGCTGTACTCGGGCGTCTCCCCGTTCGAGATGGCCGACTTCGTCGGCACCACGCCCGACGAGGTCGAGGAGGTCTACCAGAAGCTGCTGGACATCGGCGCTGTCGACGAGGTCCGGACCCGGACCGAGGTGGTGCTGAACGCCCAGGGCCGGAATATGGCGAGCGAGGCGATGAGCGGGGAGTAG